One window of Alkaliphilus metalliredigens QYMF genomic DNA carries:
- a CDS encoding FliA/WhiG family RNA polymerase sigma factor — MEHQSLWQHYKQNHDLQTKNELIEKYIALVKIIAGRLYTSYGSNVDYDDLVSYGIFGLIDAIEKFDINKNVKFETYAQIRIRGAIIDQLRNLDWVPRSIRQKSKKIEDAYAKAENRLGRSVLDFEVAQELEMSIGDFHRTLQQINSFNIVSLEERLSDTHHNQIPIGDENDLPEQIICNKEERLLLRSSIESLSEREKTVVTLYYYEGFTYKEIGQVLDVSESRVSQLHSKAIVRLKGVLKLG, encoded by the coding sequence ATGGAACATCAAAGCCTATGGCAGCATTATAAGCAAAATCATGATTTACAAACTAAAAATGAATTAATTGAAAAGTATATTGCCCTAGTGAAAATTATTGCTGGAAGGCTGTATACTTCTTATGGCAGCAATGTAGACTATGATGACTTAGTTAGTTACGGGATATTTGGGCTCATTGATGCAATTGAGAAATTTGATATTAACAAGAATGTTAAGTTTGAAACCTATGCTCAAATTAGGATCAGAGGAGCAATTATTGATCAGTTAAGAAACTTAGATTGGGTCCCTAGGTCTATTCGTCAAAAATCAAAAAAAATTGAGGACGCATATGCTAAGGCAGAAAATCGCTTAGGTAGAAGTGTATTAGACTTTGAAGTTGCCCAAGAACTTGAAATGTCAATTGGTGATTTTCACCGTACACTTCAGCAAATAAACAGTTTCAATATTGTTTCGTTAGAAGAAAGACTATCAGATACACATCATAATCAAATACCTATAGGCGATGAAAATGATCTGCCCGAGCAAATAATTTGTAATAAAGAAGAACGTTTGTTATTAAGAAGTAGTATTGAGTCTTTGTCAGAAAGAGAAAAAACAGTGGTCACTTTATATTATTATGAAGGATTTACCTATAAAGAGATTGGACAGGTGTTGGATGTTTCCGAATCAAGAGTATCCCAACTTCATTCTAAGGCAATTGTAAGACTAAAAGGGGTATTGAAACTTGGATAA
- a CDS encoding chemotaxis protein CheA — MDMNQYLEIFIEESKENLQNMNTNLLSLENSLEDMNLLNEIFRIAHTLKGMSATMGYKHIAQLTHEMENVLHSIRSNEMSMTAKVVDLLFECFDRLEKYINEVELSGSEGTDSPKILIDKFHLLTVGGPEVTIQVQQSEEPMGSDTLNGTIKLKDHTRKAVHLAMKEGITPYSIKVILDENCMLKSARAYIIINALDGVSEIIQSEPSIEDIEDEKFDLSFELVVLSKVPVEEIERELNEISDIEFFSVIDLKNQLEDNLHEDQIVNYEDGKNKETIEEMKAQQAVTVTEAGTEKNEVKEKRSKTGKTVRVDIDRLDNLMNLVSELIIIKTRLEDIGDDGKRQNMNEATEHLERITTSLHDAVMKVRMVPIERVFNRFPRMVRDLSKDLGKEISLVLSGEETEVDRTVIDEIGDPLIHLIRNSIDHGIEDPEYRMDIGKSKSGTVKLIAYPDGNSVVIEITDDGQGVNILKVKEKAVERGLVNAEQADLMDDKEAVELLFTAGFSTADKVSDVSGRGVGLDVVKTKIESLGGAIEVDSQKGKGSKFIIRLPLTLAIIQALLVIVGNEKYAIPLSSIKEITTISQSHIRKVQNNEIILYRNETLPILRLSNLLGASNADIEEDEATVVIVKKGDKTVGLVVNELIGQQEIVIKSLGKFLGNVQGVAGATILGNGTVALIIDTNSYF, encoded by the coding sequence ATGGATATGAACCAATATTTAGAAATATTTATAGAAGAGTCTAAGGAAAACTTGCAAAACATGAATACAAATCTACTTTCCTTGGAAAATTCCTTAGAGGATATGAATCTATTGAATGAAATATTTAGAATTGCACATACACTTAAAGGTATGTCTGCTACAATGGGATATAAACACATTGCCCAATTAACACATGAAATGGAAAATGTACTACACTCTATAAGAAGCAATGAGATGAGTATGACTGCTAAAGTGGTTGATCTATTATTTGAGTGCTTTGATCGATTGGAAAAATATATTAATGAAGTAGAGTTATCAGGTTCCGAAGGAACGGACTCTCCTAAGATATTAATTGATAAATTTCATCTATTAACAGTTGGGGGTCCAGAAGTTACGATTCAAGTGCAACAATCAGAGGAGCCTATGGGTTCGGATACTTTAAATGGAACCATTAAATTGAAAGATCATACACGTAAAGCAGTGCATCTTGCGATGAAAGAAGGAATAACGCCATATTCTATTAAAGTAATACTAGATGAGAACTGTATGCTCAAGTCAGCTAGGGCTTATATTATTATTAATGCTTTAGACGGTGTTTCTGAAATCATTCAATCGGAACCATCTATTGAGGATATTGAAGATGAAAAGTTTGATTTGTCCTTTGAACTAGTTGTACTTTCCAAAGTCCCTGTTGAGGAAATTGAGAGAGAATTAAATGAAATCTCAGACATTGAGTTTTTTTCTGTCATTGATTTGAAGAATCAACTCGAAGATAATTTACATGAGGATCAAATCGTAAATTATGAAGATGGCAAAAATAAGGAAACAATTGAGGAAATGAAAGCACAACAGGCTGTTACGGTTACTGAAGCTGGAACTGAAAAAAATGAAGTAAAAGAAAAAAGAAGCAAAACTGGCAAAACCGTGAGAGTGGATATTGACAGACTTGATAATTTAATGAATCTAGTCAGTGAGCTGATCATCATTAAAACAAGACTAGAAGACATAGGTGATGATGGAAAACGTCAAAACATGAATGAAGCAACTGAACACTTAGAGCGAATTACCACTAGCCTCCACGATGCTGTTATGAAAGTAAGAATGGTTCCTATAGAGAGGGTCTTTAATCGATTTCCTAGAATGGTAAGAGATTTATCGAAGGATTTAGGAAAAGAAATCTCTCTAGTGCTGTCAGGGGAAGAAACAGAGGTAGACCGAACTGTTATTGATGAGATAGGAGACCCACTTATTCATTTAATTCGAAACTCAATTGATCATGGAATAGAGGATCCTGAGTATCGTATGGATATTGGGAAAAGTAAAAGTGGTACAGTAAAACTAATTGCATATCCCGATGGGAACAGCGTGGTTATTGAAATTACTGATGATGGACAGGGGGTTAATATTCTCAAAGTCAAAGAAAAAGCCGTTGAAAGAGGATTGGTTAATGCCGAACAGGCTGACTTAATGGACGACAAAGAGGCAGTCGAATTACTATTTACTGCTGGATTTAGTACAGCAGATAAAGTATCGGATGTTTCTGGACGTGGCGTGGGATTAGACGTGGTTAAAACAAAGATTGAATCCCTTGGAGGCGCTATTGAGGTTGATTCTCAAAAAGGGAAAGGTAGCAAATTTATTATTAGACTACCTTTAACCTTAGCGATTATTCAAGCATTGCTTGTCATTGTAGGAAACGAAAAATATGCCATTCCACTAAGTAGTATCAAAGAAATTACAACCATTAGCCAGAGTCATATTAGGAAGGTGCAAAATAATGAAATTATATTGTACAGAAATGAGACACTACCAATTCTACGGCTATCTAATTTGTTAGGTGCGAGCAATGCTGATATAGAAGAGGATGAAGCAACTGTTGTAATTGTTAAAAAGGGCGATAAAACAGTAGGCTTGGTTGTCAATGAGTTGATTGGACAACAAGAAATTGTTATCAAATCACTTGGAAAGTTTTTAGGAAATGTACAAGGTGTTGCAGGCGCAACAATTTTAGGGAATGGTACAGTGGCATTAATTATTGATACCAATTCATACTTTTAA
- the rpsB gene encoding 30S ribosomal protein S2 → MAVISMKQLLEAGVHFGHQTRRWNPKMAEYIFTERNGIYIIDLQKTVKMVEQCYNVMKEIASEGSTILFVGTKKQAQEAIEEEAKRCGMYYVNQRWLGGMLTNFKTIKLRIDRLHKLEKMAEDGTFEVLPKKEVIKLRHEMEKLEKFLGGIKGMTQMPDALFIVDPRKERIAIKEAQTLGIPVISIVDTNCDPDEIDYMIPGNDDAIRAVKLLTATMANAIIEGKQVEQTEE, encoded by the coding sequence ATGGCAGTAATTTCAATGAAACAATTACTAGAAGCAGGTGTACACTTTGGACACCAGACAAGAAGATGGAATCCGAAAATGGCAGAGTATATCTTTACAGAAAGAAATGGGATCTATATCATAGATCTTCAAAAGACTGTGAAGATGGTAGAACAATGCTACAATGTCATGAAGGAAATTGCTTCAGAAGGAAGTACAATTCTTTTTGTTGGAACCAAAAAACAAGCGCAAGAGGCAATTGAAGAAGAGGCAAAAAGATGCGGTATGTACTATGTTAACCAAAGATGGTTAGGTGGTATGTTGACCAACTTTAAAACAATCAAACTACGGATCGATCGTTTACACAAGCTCGAAAAAATGGCAGAAGATGGTACGTTTGAAGTTCTTCCTAAAAAAGAAGTAATTAAGCTTCGACATGAAATGGAAAAGCTTGAAAAGTTTTTAGGTGGTATTAAAGGAATGACACAAATGCCAGATGCACTTTTCATAGTTGACCCAAGAAAAGAAAGAATTGCTATCAAAGAAGCGCAAACTTTGGGTATTCCAGTTATATCAATTGTTGATACAAACTGTGATCCAGATGAAATAGATTATATGATTCCAGGTAATGACGATGCAATTCGTGCAGTGAAGCTACTTACAGCTACTATGGCGAATGCGATAATAGAAGGTAAGCAAGTAGAACAAACTGAAGAGTAG
- the tsf gene encoding translation elongation factor Ts → MSITAAMVKEIREKTGAGMMDCKKALTEASGNMEKATEILREKGLAAVAKKAGRIASEGIVESYIHGGRIGVLVEVNSETDFVAKNQEFKDFVKDVAMHIAATNPQYVKRDEVDPLIIEKEKEFLTKQALNEGKPEKIVEKMVEGRIDKFLKEICLLDQPFVKNPDVTIGDLLTEKIAKIGENLSIRRFVRFEVGEGIEKKEENFAEEVAKQMAK, encoded by the coding sequence ATGAGTATTACTGCCGCAATGGTAAAAGAAATAAGAGAAAAAACTGGTGCCGGAATGATGGACTGTAAAAAAGCCCTAACTGAGGCCAGCGGAAACATGGAAAAGGCTACGGAAATTTTGAGAGAGAAAGGACTTGCAGCTGTTGCTAAAAAGGCTGGAAGAATTGCATCAGAAGGAATTGTGGAATCGTACATACATGGTGGGAGAATTGGTGTATTAGTTGAAGTGAATTCTGAAACTGATTTTGTCGCGAAAAACCAAGAATTTAAAGATTTTGTTAAGGATGTTGCAATGCATATTGCAGCCACAAATCCTCAGTATGTAAAGCGTGATGAGGTTGATCCATTGATAATTGAAAAAGAAAAAGAATTTTTAACAAAGCAAGCATTAAATGAAGGTAAACCAGAAAAAATCGTTGAAAAAATGGTTGAAGGAAGAATTGATAAATTTTTAAAGGAAATCTGTCTATTAGATCAGCCCTTTGTGAAAAATCCTGATGTAACCATAGGTGACTTATTGACTGAGAAGATTGCAAAAATTGGTGAAAATCTTTCTATTAGAAGATTTGTAAGGTTCGAAGTTGGAGAAGGTATTGAGAAAAAAGAAGAAAACTTTGCTGAAGAAGTAGCAAAGCAAATGGCAAAATAA
- a CDS encoding chemotaxis protein CheD: MDKIIIKVGMADLKVVENPGMLTTLGLGSCVGICLYDKQKKVAGLAHIMLPSSEQIRNNSNKAKFADTAIELLIQEMISRGAGRSKLIAKIAGGSQMFSFGNNNDMMKIGERNIIATKDMLERLKIPIIAQNTGGNYGRTIEFYSEDGRLRIKTIGHGVHEI, from the coding sequence ATGGATAAAATAATAATCAAAGTTGGAATGGCCGACTTAAAGGTAGTGGAGAATCCAGGAATGTTAACGACACTTGGCTTAGGATCTTGTGTGGGAATTTGCCTCTATGATAAGCAAAAGAAGGTAGCAGGGTTAGCACATATTATGTTGCCTAGTAGTGAACAAATTCGGAATAATAGCAATAAAGCAAAGTTTGCAGATACCGCTATTGAACTTCTGATACAGGAAATGATTTCAAGGGGAGCGGGTAGAAGTAAACTCATTGCTAAAATAGCTGGTGGGTCCCAGATGTTTTCCTTCGGGAACAATAACGATATGATGAAGATTGGTGAAAGAAATATAATCGCCACAAAGGATATGCTTGAGCGTCTCAAAATTCCGATAATAGCCCAGAATACAGGTGGTAATTATGGACGAACAATTGAATTTTATTCAGAGGACGGGAGATTGCGCATTAAGACAATCGGACACGGAGTTCACGAAATCTAA
- a CDS encoding isoprenyl transferase, producing the protein MKKELFSNALYEQVKSNDIPKHIAIIMDGNGRWAKKRKMPRAFGHRAGVEALRDVIRTASNVGVEYLTLYAFSTENWNRPPEEVSLLMKLLIEYLRKEVRELHENHVKITTIGDIESLPSEVRIEIGKAVKMTNENKGLSVNIALNYGSRDEMTRAVKSIASQLLANEISLEQISYDMIEKHLDTSNIPDPDLLIRTSGEHRLSNFLLWQLAYSEFYFTETYWPDFKGENLLQAINDFQNRERRFGGI; encoded by the coding sequence ATGAAAAAAGAGCTTTTTAGCAATGCTTTGTATGAGCAAGTGAAATCTAATGACATACCAAAGCATATAGCGATCATTATGGATGGAAATGGTAGGTGGGCTAAGAAGCGAAAAATGCCAAGAGCATTTGGTCATAGGGCTGGGGTTGAAGCTCTGAGAGATGTGATTAGAACTGCTTCTAATGTAGGTGTGGAGTACCTAACACTCTATGCTTTTTCAACAGAAAATTGGAATAGACCCCCTGAAGAAGTGTCATTATTAATGAAATTATTAATAGAATATTTACGTAAAGAAGTAAGGGAATTGCATGAAAATCATGTTAAAATAACAACCATTGGGGATATAGAAAGTCTCCCTAGTGAAGTAAGAATAGAAATTGGTAAGGCAGTTAAGATGACAAATGAAAATAAAGGCTTATCTGTTAATATTGCATTGAATTATGGTAGTCGCGATGAAATGACTCGTGCTGTTAAAAGCATAGCAAGTCAGTTATTAGCCAATGAAATTAGTCTAGAGCAGATCAGCTACGATATGATTGAGAAACATCTTGATACAAGTAATATTCCAGATCCTGATCTACTCATTAGAACAAGTGGGGAACATCGCTTAAGCAATTTTCTTCTATGGCAATTAGCTTATTCGGAGTTTTACTTTACTGAGACCTACTGGCCTGACTTTAAAGGAGAGAATTTATTACAAGCAATCAATGACTTTCAAAATAGAGAAAGAAGATTTGGTGGCATTTAA
- the pyrH gene encoding UMP kinase: MAKPLYKRVLLKLSGEALAGEKGFGLDTDTINDIAHQISEITDMGVQVAIVVGGGNFWRGRTGEGMDRTTADYMGMMATVINALALQDALENIEILTRVQTAIEMRQIAEPYIRRRAVRHLEKNRVVIFAAGTGNPYFSTDTTAALRAAEIEAEVILLAKNVDGVYDSDPNINPNAQKLQELTYLDVLQQGLKVMDSTATSLCMDNKIPIKVFGLKQSQNIKKVILGEKIGTHIYS, from the coding sequence GTGGCAAAACCTCTGTATAAACGTGTATTACTTAAATTAAGTGGAGAAGCTTTAGCAGGAGAAAAAGGCTTTGGATTAGATACAGACACAATTAATGATATCGCTCACCAAATCAGCGAAATTACTGACATGGGGGTTCAAGTAGCAATCGTTGTTGGTGGGGGAAACTTCTGGCGAGGAAGAACTGGAGAGGGCATGGACAGGACTACCGCTGATTATATGGGAATGATGGCAACTGTGATTAATGCATTGGCGCTTCAAGATGCTCTTGAGAACATAGAAATCTTGACAAGAGTACAAACGGCAATTGAGATGCGTCAAATAGCTGAACCCTATATTCGTAGAAGGGCTGTTAGGCATCTAGAAAAAAACAGAGTTGTGATCTTCGCTGCTGGAACGGGAAATCCATATTTCTCAACTGACACAACTGCTGCATTGAGAGCCGCAGAAATTGAGGCAGAAGTCATTTTATTAGCAAAAAACGTGGATGGTGTATATGATTCAGATCCAAACATCAATCCCAATGCACAAAAATTACAAGAATTAACCTATTTGGATGTTTTGCAGCAAGGATTAAAAGTCATGGATTCCACCGCTACCTCCTTATGTATGGATAATAAGATTCCAATTAAAGTATTTGGTCTAAAGCAATCCCAAAACATAAAAAAAGTAATACTAGGTGAAAAAATCGGAACACATATATATAGTTAA
- a CDS encoding chemotaxis protein CheC, translating to MSLNIESLNQLHLDVLREIGNIGAGNAATALAGILDKRIDMNLPVVKILAFDDVTQILGGEETTVAGVYFRVEGDLSGNIMFLLDLDSCKILINLLIQKDNRDNGLDEMDRSALQEIGNILSGAYISALSSLTRLDLKISIPSLSIDMAGAILSVPAIQFGHIGDKVLMIETQLKEGSDLVKGHFFLIPDEESFPILLKSLGVYE from the coding sequence ATGTCTTTAAATATTGAAAGTTTAAACCAACTACACCTAGATGTATTAAGGGAAATTGGTAACATTGGAGCGGGAAATGCTGCGACTGCATTAGCGGGTATTCTGGACAAGCGAATTGACATGAACTTGCCTGTTGTGAAAATATTGGCCTTTGACGATGTAACTCAAATTCTTGGAGGCGAAGAGACAACTGTGGCAGGAGTATATTTTCGAGTTGAAGGAGATCTTTCTGGGAATATTATGTTTTTACTGGATTTAGACTCTTGTAAAATACTAATAAATTTATTAATTCAAAAAGATAATAGAGACAATGGACTAGATGAAATGGACCGTTCTGCTTTACAGGAAATAGGAAATATTTTATCGGGTGCTTATATATCAGCACTTTCTTCACTGACTAGGTTAGATTTAAAAATATCAATCCCCTCATTATCAATTGATATGGCGGGTGCCATTCTAAGTGTTCCTGCCATTCAATTCGGTCATATTGGAGATAAGGTACTCATGATAGAAACACAATTAAAAGAGGGAAGCGATCTAGTCAAAGGGCATTTTTTCCTAATACCCGATGAGGAATCATTTCCAATATTACTAAAAAGTTTAGGAGTCTATGAGTAA
- the frr gene encoding ribosome recycling factor: MQLEVHKRLEEKMTKTLGVLKDDFNSIRAGKANPSMLDRITVDYYGSITPLKQVASVSAPEPRLLIIQPYDPSVINGIEKALMMSDLGLNPSNDGKIIRLNIPQLTEERRKELTKVVKRVAEEGRVALRNGRRDANEQLKKMEKDSELTEDDLKQAQEEVQKITDKFNKQVDEMLVKKELEILEV; this comes from the coding sequence ATGCAATTAGAAGTACATAAAAGGCTAGAAGAGAAAATGACAAAAACATTAGGGGTATTAAAAGATGACTTTAATAGTATTCGTGCAGGTAAAGCAAACCCCTCAATGCTAGACCGAATTACTGTGGATTACTATGGATCAATCACACCTTTAAAACAGGTAGCTTCTGTGAGCGCACCAGAGCCAAGACTACTGATTATTCAACCCTATGACCCATCGGTTATTAATGGTATCGAGAAAGCATTGATGATGTCAGATTTAGGGCTGAATCCCTCAAATGATGGAAAAATAATTCGATTAAACATTCCACAACTAACAGAAGAGCGAAGAAAAGAGTTGACTAAGGTAGTAAAAAGAGTAGCAGAAGAAGGTAGAGTTGCATTGCGAAATGGACGTCGAGATGCCAATGAGCAGTTAAAGAAAATGGAAAAAGACAGTGAATTAACTGAGGATGACTTAAAGCAAGCACAAGAAGAAGTTCAGAAAATCACTGATAAGTTTAACAAACAGGTCGATGAAATGTTAGTCAAAAAAGAATTGGAAATACTGGAGGTATAA
- a CDS encoding DUF342 domain-containing protein: protein MDDKMIFEGTTYQEAVDKAISKLKVEEKEMLIKIIGEKKSSLFRKSHVKIKVNFKDVQDESKGKTVVDLKQMRLNEVSFAIDFRPDGVYLTMSESIAQTKAEQVKKIFEYIEKKKIQKVDFNLIEGIVNDKPGNAVKIASEQSEKMIDSEIKVKVSDDRLTGKLMITKPYGGKTPSMEAIKEALRKKGIINFVDEKVIVDVIAKKKFDDEFIISNGKKPVHGIDGTFTLKFSSSKEFLPKIMDDGTVDFKELDQVKNVKKGQLLAEITRPTEGEKGVDVLGREIDAKKGKEAKLIKGKNTMESQDGLSLFADMDGQVSIIDNKLSVSTVYEVPGDVDTTTGNIKFNGKVFVKGNVKSGFTVEAESDIEVLGVVEGATLIAKGHIILHRGVQGNNQAYLEAGGSLIAKYIENTTIKAAGDVEADCILHSNVSTKNKVKLTGRKGLIAGGDIRAGVDIRAHSIGSPMGTSTIIEVGVDPDEKENYEKLKLEVEDVEKNVKKLDQSIRLLGKMAKASQLPKNKQQVLIKSVSTYEQLKETHTSLTKDLKLLEYNIQNQNKGKISALNKIHPGVKMTIGSGIRQIYDEISNTTLSIKEGSIIIGPYEK from the coding sequence ATGGATGATAAGATGATATTTGAGGGGACTACATATCAAGAAGCTGTAGATAAGGCAATCTCAAAACTAAAAGTTGAAGAAAAAGAGATGCTAATTAAGATAATTGGAGAAAAAAAATCTAGCCTATTTCGGAAATCACATGTTAAAATCAAAGTAAATTTTAAAGATGTTCAAGATGAATCTAAGGGGAAAACGGTAGTTGATTTAAAGCAGATGCGATTAAACGAAGTATCCTTTGCAATCGATTTTCGTCCAGATGGTGTATATCTTACTATGAGTGAATCCATTGCACAAACAAAGGCGGAGCAGGTCAAGAAGATATTTGAATACATCGAAAAGAAAAAAATACAAAAGGTTGATTTCAATCTTATTGAGGGAATTGTTAATGATAAACCTGGCAATGCAGTTAAAATTGCATCAGAACAATCTGAAAAAATGATTGATAGTGAAATCAAGGTTAAGGTTTCGGATGATCGACTTACAGGAAAACTGATGATTACAAAGCCATATGGTGGGAAAACCCCAAGTATGGAAGCTATCAAAGAGGCATTGAGAAAGAAAGGTATTATCAACTTTGTGGATGAAAAAGTGATTGTTGATGTGATTGCAAAAAAGAAGTTTGATGATGAGTTTATTATTTCCAATGGGAAAAAACCCGTTCATGGGATTGATGGCACATTTACCTTGAAATTTTCATCAAGCAAAGAATTCTTACCCAAGATAATGGATGATGGGACCGTAGACTTCAAAGAACTAGATCAAGTGAAGAATGTAAAAAAAGGACAACTATTAGCTGAAATTACACGACCTACAGAGGGTGAAAAAGGAGTAGACGTTCTAGGAAGAGAAATTGATGCGAAAAAAGGTAAAGAAGCAAAATTAATTAAAGGTAAAAATACAATGGAAAGCCAGGACGGACTTAGCCTCTTTGCTGATATGGATGGACAGGTCTCTATTATTGACAATAAACTATCTGTCAGTACGGTGTATGAGGTTCCAGGTGATGTAGACACAACAACTGGAAACATAAAGTTTAATGGAAAAGTCTTTGTGAAAGGTAATGTGAAATCTGGTTTTACAGTAGAGGCTGAATCTGATATAGAGGTTTTAGGGGTAGTGGAAGGTGCAACACTTATAGCAAAAGGTCATATTATTTTGCATCGTGGAGTCCAGGGAAATAACCAAGCATATCTTGAAGCCGGTGGTAGCCTTATTGCCAAATACATTGAAAATACAACAATTAAAGCTGCAGGGGATGTGGAAGCCGACTGTATCCTTCACAGTAATGTCTCAACTAAAAACAAGGTGAAACTAACCGGCCGTAAAGGTTTGATTGCTGGTGGGGATATCAGAGCAGGAGTGGATATCAGAGCGCACTCTATTGGATCTCCCATGGGAACATCAACAATAATTGAAGTAGGTGTAGATCCCGATGAAAAAGAAAATTATGAAAAGTTAAAATTAGAAGTCGAAGATGTTGAAAAAAATGTTAAAAAGTTAGATCAATCTATAAGATTATTGGGGAAAATGGCGAAGGCTTCGCAACTTCCAAAAAATAAACAACAGGTCTTAATAAAATCAGTAAGTACTTATGAACAATTAAAAGAGACACATACTTCTCTGACGAAGGATTTGAAACTTCTTGAATACAACATACAGAATCAAAATAAAGGGAAAATATCTGCACTTAATAAAATTCATCCAGGTGTTAAAATGACAATTGGTAGTGGTATAAGACAAATATATGATGAAATTTCAAACACCACCCTTTCTATTAAAGAAGGAAGTATTATAATAGGCCCATATGAAAAATAA
- a CDS encoding chemotaxis protein CheW, translating into MNDISANNQYVIFTLNKESYGIPIQYVETIERVPEMTRIPNTPVFIKGVINLRGEVIPVVDLYQRFHLNQSNPTNESRIIVLTIDEMTVGILVGSSSEVLKIEREAIDNATHLVNTFEDDYVNGIGKVGERMIIVLDIPKILGIAIEA; encoded by the coding sequence GTGAATGATATATCAGCAAATAATCAGTATGTCATCTTCACACTAAATAAGGAGTCCTATGGGATTCCAATTCAGTATGTTGAAACAATCGAACGGGTACCTGAAATGACAAGAATTCCAAATACTCCTGTTTTTATCAAGGGTGTAATCAACCTAAGAGGGGAAGTGATACCGGTTGTTGATCTTTATCAAAGGTTTCATCTAAACCAAAGTAATCCAACAAATGAATCTAGAATTATAGTTTTGACCATAGATGAAATGACTGTAGGTATACTAGTTGGTAGTTCTTCTGAGGTCTTAAAGATTGAAAGAGAAGCAATTGACAATGCAACGCATCTCGTCAACACCTTTGAGGATGACTATGTAAACGGAATTGGTAAAGTTGGTGAGAGAATGATCATCGTACTTGACATTCCTAAAATTCTTGGCATCGCCATAGAAGCATAA
- a CDS encoding protein-glutamate methylesterase/protein-glutamine glutaminase yields MIDKKINVLVVDDSAFMRKMITDILNADPKITVVGSARNGSEVVKKILELKPDVVTLDIEMPICDGIEALRLIMEKCPLPVIMLSSLTSEGGEATISALELGAIDFIQKPTSLFKINGDTLKDEMISKVKEAVKAKITQSNLKEVRAEKTSFLFSQPNTHKINRQKTTLVAIGVSTGGPKALQSVIPYLPANIQASFLVVQHMPAGFTKSLANRLNTLSHINVKEATHLEAVLPGHAYIAPGGYHMAVVEGSNKQLQIHLNQDEPVSGHRPSVDVLFKSVSNLNNKNLIGVIMTGMGSDGTEGVGEIKNQVNSYIIAQDEETSIVYGMPKSAVKTGKVDTIVPLHKIANEIITRVEV; encoded by the coding sequence ATGATAGATAAAAAAATTAATGTATTGGTTGTTGATGATTCTGCATTCATGAGAAAGATGATCACTGACATTCTAAATGCAGATCCCAAAATAACTGTAGTTGGATCTGCACGAAACGGAAGTGAAGTGGTTAAAAAAATTCTGGAGCTTAAACCTGATGTTGTGACATTGGATATAGAAATGCCGATTTGCGATGGAATTGAAGCTTTGAGGCTTATCATGGAAAAGTGTCCTTTACCCGTCATTATGCTTAGTAGCTTAACAAGTGAAGGTGGGGAAGCAACAATTTCCGCTTTGGAGTTAGGAGCTATAGACTTTATTCAAAAACCCACAAGTCTGTTCAAAATTAACGGAGATACACTAAAAGATGAAATGATTAGTAAAGTCAAGGAAGCGGTAAAGGCAAAAATTACGCAATCCAATTTAAAGGAAGTCAGGGCTGAAAAAACATCGTTTTTATTTTCTCAGCCAAATACGCATAAAATTAATCGGCAAAAAACTACACTGGTTGCCATTGGTGTGTCAACGGGGGGCCCTAAAGCACTACAGAGTGTGATTCCATATCTACCAGCTAATATCCAAGCGAGTTTTCTCGTTGTTCAGCATATGCCGGCTGGATTTACTAAGTCTCTGGCAAATCGATTAAATACCCTCTCACACATCAATGTAAAAGAAGCCACCCACTTAGAAGCGGTGTTACCAGGTCATGCGTATATTGCTCCTGGAGGATATCACATGGCAGTTGTAGAAGGATCGAATAAACAGTTGCAAATCCATTTAAACCAGGATGAACCTGTTTCGGGACATAGACCTTCGGTTGATGTACTTTTTAAATCTGTATCGAATTTAAACAATAAGAATTTAATAGGTGTCATCATGACTGGTATGGGCTCTGATGGGACTGAAGGGGTGGGAGAAATAAAAAACCAAGTCAATAGTTATATCATTGCCCAAGATGAAGAAACAAGTATTGTATACGGCATGCCTAAAAGTGCTGTTAAAACCGGTAAGGTAGATACAATTGTACCATTACACAAAATAGCGAATGAAATTATTACTCGAGTGGAGGTGTAG